Proteins co-encoded in one bacterium genomic window:
- a CDS encoding HD domain-containing protein, which translates to MNTISREEALKWVEEHIKKRNLIKHMLATGACMKYLAKKFNEDENLWELAGLLHDIDYEKTYDNPENHGFVSIEILKNKGLDNQIIFDAILAHCSKKPLEKNIEKAIYAVDPTTGFIVACALMHPTKSLDGLDLDFMMKRFKEKRFAAGASREQMKSIETLGLSLEEFLEICLEAMKSIKNELEL; encoded by the coding sequence ATGAATACTATCTCAAGGGAAGAGGCTTTAAAATGGGTTGAGGAACATATAAAAAAAAGAAACCTCATTAAGCATATGCTTGCTACAGGAGCTTGCATGAAATACCTTGCAAAAAAGTTTAATGAAGATGAGAATCTCTGGGAACTGGCGGGACTCCTCCACGACATAGATTACGAGAAGACTTATGATAACCCCGAAAACCACGGTTTTGTCAGCATAGAAATTCTGAAAAACAAAGGACTTGATAACCAGATCATATTTGATGCCATATTGGCCCACTGTAGTAAAAAGCCTTTGGAGAAAAACATTGAAAAAGCAATTTATGCAGTTGATCCTACGACGGGATTTATTGTAGCATGTGCTTTGATGCATCCTACTAAGTCTTTGGATGGTCTTGATTTGGATTTTATGATGAAAAGATTTAAAGAAAAGAGATTTGCAGCAGGGGCTTCCCGTGAACAAATGAAAAGCATTGAGACTCTCGGACTATCCCTTGAAGAGTTCTTGGAAATCTGTCTTGAAGCAATGAAATCAATAAAGAACGAATTAGAACTCTAA